One genomic window of Alphaproteobacteria bacterium includes the following:
- a CDS encoding enoyl-CoA hydratase has translation MEGRVAAYENITTETKGRVGIVRLNRPQALNALCAALVKELGQALDAFEADANIGCMVLTGSDKAFAAGADIKEMKDQSYQDVFMKDFITVGWERVSQVRKPIVAAVAGYALGGGCEMAMMCDFIIAADNAKFGQPEITLGTIPGAGGTQRLPRFVGKSKAMDMVLTGRMMDAAEAERCGLVSRVVPLADLMAEAIKTAEKIASMSLPATMVAKESVNRAFETTLAEGVRFERRTFHATFAFEDRAEGMAAFAEKRKAAWKHR, from the coding sequence ATGGAGGGACGCGTGGCCGCCTACGAGAACATCACCACCGAAACCAAGGGCCGCGTCGGCATCGTTCGACTGAACAGGCCGCAGGCGCTCAACGCGTTGTGCGCCGCACTCGTCAAGGAGCTGGGCCAGGCGCTCGATGCCTTTGAAGCCGACGCCAATATCGGCTGCATGGTGCTGACCGGCAGCGACAAGGCCTTCGCCGCCGGCGCCGACATCAAGGAGATGAAGGACCAGTCCTACCAGGACGTGTTCATGAAGGACTTCATCACCGTCGGCTGGGAGCGCGTGAGCCAGGTGCGCAAGCCGATCGTCGCGGCCGTCGCGGGCTACGCCCTGGGCGGCGGCTGCGAGATGGCGATGATGTGCGACTTCATCATCGCCGCCGACAACGCGAAGTTCGGCCAGCCCGAGATCACGCTCGGCACCATTCCCGGCGCCGGCGGCACGCAGCGCCTGCCGCGCTTCGTCGGCAAGTCCAAGGCGATGGACATGGTGCTCACTGGCCGCATGATGGACGCCGCCGAGGCGGAGCGCTGTGGCCTGGTGAGTCGTGTCGTGCCGCTTGCCGATCTGATGGCCGAGGCCATCAAGACGGCGGAGAAGATCGCCTCGATGTCGCTGCCCGCGACCATGGTGGCCAAGGAGTCGGTCAACCGCGCCTTCGAGACCACGCTGGCCGAGGGCGTGCGCTTCGAGCGCCGCACCTTCCACGCCACCTTCGCCTTCGAGGACCGGGCGGAGGGCATGGCCGCCTTCGCCGAGAAGCGCAAGGCCGCCTGGAAGCACCGCTGA
- a CDS encoding rhodanese-like domain-containing protein: protein MPDAQDLEGRYSIAPATGYAGDVSPQTAWRMLSELPDAILVDVRTAAEWNFVGFPDLSSLGKDLVEIEWQAFPAMKVDPDFAARLDQRLGGRRETPVLMICRSGARSAAAAAVMTAAGYASSFNVANGFEGPLDPSGRRGSVAGWKVDGLPWRQR, encoded by the coding sequence ATGCCCGACGCGCAGGATCTCGAAGGCCGTTACAGCATCGCACCCGCCACAGGCTACGCGGGCGATGTCTCGCCGCAGACCGCGTGGCGGATGCTGAGCGAACTGCCCGACGCGATCCTCGTCGATGTCCGCACCGCGGCGGAGTGGAACTTCGTCGGCTTTCCCGATCTCTCCTCGCTCGGCAAGGATCTGGTCGAGATCGAGTGGCAGGCATTCCCGGCGATGAAGGTCGATCCGGATTTCGCCGCCAGGCTCGACCAACGTCTGGGTGGCCGGCGCGAGACGCCCGTGCTGATGATCTGCCGCAGCGGCGCACGCTCGGCCGCGGCCGCCGCGGTCATGACCGCCGCCGGCTACGCCAGCAGCTTCAACGTCGCCAATGGCTTCGAAGGGCCGCTCGATCCCTCGGGGCGACGCGGCAGCGTCGCCGGGTGGAAGGTCGACGGATTGCCATGGCGTCAGAGATGA
- the mutM gene encoding bifunctional DNA-formamidopyrimidine glycosylase/DNA-(apurinic or apyrimidinic site) lyase — MPELPEVETVMRGLAPRLEGRRISRLIQRRKDLRVPMPARFAQRVEGRRVRHLERRAKYMLWRLEGGETIVVHLGMSGRMALVPAREANARPFDAHDHVVFETDDGWQIRFNDARRFGLVLLMSDSEVASHKLFAGLGPEPLDESFDGIALAARLKGKRTPIKAALLDQRVLVGVGNIYACEALYHAGISPRRSAHTVREDRAIRLMAAIKDVLARSIHDGGSTLRDHMQPDGELGYFQTRFSVYDKEGALCPTPDCGRAVRRIVQSGRSTFYCARCQR; from the coding sequence ATGCCCGAGCTACCCGAAGTCGAGACCGTGATGCGCGGCCTGGCCCCGCGTCTGGAGGGGCGGCGCATCAGCAGGCTGATCCAGCGGCGCAAGGATCTGCGGGTGCCGATGCCGGCGAGGTTCGCCCAGCGCGTCGAGGGCCGTCGCGTGCGCCATCTGGAACGGCGGGCGAAGTACATGCTGTGGCGGCTGGAGGGCGGCGAAACCATCGTCGTGCATCTGGGCATGTCCGGCCGCATGGCCCTGGTGCCCGCCCGTGAGGCCAACGCCAGGCCCTTCGACGCGCACGACCATGTCGTGTTCGAGACCGACGATGGCTGGCAGATCCGCTTCAACGATGCGCGTCGCTTCGGCCTGGTGCTGCTGATGAGCGATTCGGAGGTCGCCAGCCACAAGCTGTTCGCCGGGCTGGGCCCCGAGCCGCTGGACGAGAGCTTCGACGGCATCGCCCTGGCAGCGCGCCTGAAAGGCAAGCGCACGCCGATCAAGGCGGCGCTGCTCGATCAGCGCGTGCTGGTCGGCGTCGGCAACATCTACGCCTGCGAGGCGCTCTATCACGCCGGCATCTCGCCCCGGCGCTCGGCCCACACCGTCAGGGAAGACCGCGCCATCAGGCTGATGGCGGCGATCAAGGACGTGCTCGCGCGCTCGATCCACGATGGCGGCTCGACCCTGCGCGATCATATGCAGCCCGACGGCGAGCTGGGCTACTTCCAGACGCGCTTCTCGGTCTACGACAAGGAAGGCGCCCTGTGTCCGACGCCGGATTGCGGCCGTGCCGTGCGGCGCATCGTGCAGTCGGGACGCTCGACCTTCTATTGCGCACGCTGCCAACGCTGA
- the rpsT gene encoding 30S ribosomal protein S20, protein MANHKSAEKRARQTERRTAVNQSRKARIRTFVRKVEEAIASGDKAAAEAAMRTAESELARGASKGVFHRNTVARKTSRLAARVKAVGASA, encoded by the coding sequence ATGGCCAACCACAAATCCGCCGAGAAGCGCGCCCGCCAGACCGAGCGCCGCACGGCCGTCAACCAGTCGCGCAAGGCGCGCATCCGCACCTTCGTGCGCAAGGTGGAGGAGGCGATCGCCAGCGGCGACAAGGCGGCGGCCGAGGCAGCGATGCGCACGGCGGAAAGCGAGCTGGCACGTGGCGCGTCGAAGGGCGTGTTTCATCGCAACACGGTCGCGCGCAAGACGTCGCGACTCGCCGCGCGCGTGAAGGCGGTCGGCGCCTCCGCCTGA